Within Cellulophaga sp. L1A9, the genomic segment AACACAAACAGATCTTCCTCCTGATTATCCAGACGGATTCACTTTTCAGGAACGGTACGTAGCCCGCATTAAGCTAGTAGAAATTTACGATGTTATTTCAGCAAAAATGAAGCCTCTTGGCGTAGCGCTCTTGTGGGATTATAATGAGGTGTTTTTTACGCTTGAAGCGCCATTTACGGAAGCTGAGGTTTTAGAGAAATCGGATTATTTTTTAAGCTTGTTTCAAGCCGAAGATTCTGAATTTCTAGGGTATTATCATGAATTGCCACTGGTCATAAGGTATCCACATAAAAATGCGATTCCCTTAGTGCGAGAGTTAGCACAAGAAGACGGTAATTGGCGCTTTAGAACCTTAAAACTATACACAGGAGCTACTGACTTTGAAACGGTAAGAGAGACGCTTACCAAGGAGCTACAGACCTATTTAGAAAAGAGTTATCCTACGCAGCAACTGTATGATCATTTTGACACGTATGTGAACCCCCAAGATTTTTCTAAGGTGTTGTATATTGAATTTACAGAAGCTAAGAAAACAAAAAAGGAAGCAGCGCAACAACAACTAGGCGTTTGGGTTTCTCCAATTACGGGCTATACGCTTATGTATAGGAACTTACACCAAGGGAGTGTAAAACAAGTAAGCTTTGTCGCTACAGCTAATAGTATTCTTATGGAGGATATTTTGGCCAAAGAAATACCTAGGTTTTTAGCATTGGCCTAGAGCAGTTTTGATTGATGGAAGTACTCTGCTGATGCTTTTTGAAAAAACGCTTGTTGTATTAGCATGGGAAAGTAGCAAAGCCAGAACACTCGTTATTCTAAGACCCTTAGTTAAAACTGGTCCAAGGCTTCGAAGATTTCCTTCAAAGGTATCTTTTTTGGTTCAGGTTCGCCATATTCCGTAAAAATTAGCTGGTTCTCTAAGATTTTAAAGGTATCCATACCTCCTTCATCCGACCAATTATTATAGGACGGTTCAAATTTTAAGCGTGCCACTTTTTGCGTTTCTATATTTACAATTTGTATGTTATACACATTATCTGGCGGTACGTCTTGGTGTATTATCAAGTAGTTATCTATTAATTGAATCTGATTTATAGCCTGCCAACTATGTCTATCAGGAGCACCCATTACATTATCATCGGATATAAATAGCCATTTATACGTCTTTCCTTTTTTTACGAAAACGCAATGTGATGTTTTGTAAATTTCGTATTCTGTATTTTTTATGATGGGTGTCAAGTTCGCTAACTGCGCTCTAGAGTCCGCTATTGGGTAGTAGACCAAAAAGGCAGTAGTATATTCTTGATTAAAGTAATTGCCATAAGGGTGATCTAGCTTTTGCAGGCTGTCTCCGGAAACCGTAATGTAATACGCTTCTGGTAGGGTTAGTTCGTTAGGTATCCAATTGGTTTTAGGGACTGCGATGCGATCAAAAAGTGGATGTTCTTCTACTACTTTTAAAGATAAAGAACCGCTTAATAACCAGTTTAGCGAACTATCTGGGCGACTTCTTTTTTTAGGGAGAACAGTATCTTTTAGTACTTTTAAAAAAGGAGCATTGGTTTCTAAGTTCAAGGCAGTAGGCACTCTTATTAATCGCATAAAGCTAGAATAGCATCCTTCATTATATAGTGTGAGCTTTTCTTTGGTTTTACCATTAATAATAGATACATCTCCGCCACTACAGGCGCTTCCGTATTCATAGTAGTTGATAAGGGTATCTAATACGGTATCTTTATTAAAATCTACAACAGTGGTGTCTATTTTGTATCGCTGACCCATTGCTAGTTGTGGTAGGCCTACTAGAATAATAAGGAACAAAATACTCTTTTTCATGTGTATGGTTGCTTGTTGATGTTATTCGATTAGTTTTTCAGTTATTTTTTTGAAATGATCAGCACTGTATTCTATTTCTTTTTCTAATTCTTCAAAACTAATTCTATTTGAATTGCTGAAACCTGAAGTTTTATCTTTTGCTAATTGAGGAGGACTACCCGTTATTAAAGCCGTTTCGATAACTTCAAATGATGTTGGATCAGCATCTTTAATTAGTCTGTTCATATAAAATATTTTGTCGCCATCTTTTGAGTAATAATATTCTTGTTTTAGTTTTTTCCACGTGTTAGGTTTTGCTTTGAGAATTGTTGCAAAGCCATAGAATGCAAAATTTTTATCTAAGCCAAAATGGCCATCGTTTAGCGATACAAAAGAGTGGATATCTGCTTTTTTAACAATTTTTGTTTTACCACTGAAGTTGTAGTAATAAACATTTTTTTTATCTTTTCCGTAGCCATATGGCACGTAAGTTTCGTTATATAAGTATAATTTTTTATCAACCCATTCTACGGACTTACCCATTGATTTCATTCCGTTATCACAAACTTCAAAGGTTTTGGTATCGGCATCATTTATTAGGCCGCCTAATGTCCAAACGTTGTCTTTGTCTTTCGCATAAGCTAAATTAAGGGCTAGAAAAGTTTTTGGGTCCGTATTATTTAATTTTGAAGAACCACAATAACAATTTTTTTTATCTTTTGCCCATAGTCCATAAAAGTGTTGAAAAGTATCTATGTCGGCACCTTTTATTTCATAGCCTCTGTGAAAAACACTTTTTCCGTCTGTCCAATAGTGCTTATCTAAATCAATATTATCGAAGGTTGTTGAGAGTTTATTCAAGTGTTACTTACAGTTTTTATAAATCGCTTAGCTCGTTAATTTTATACAACTTAAAATCAACATCCATTTCTTTTAAATATTCTTCAAGATTTTGTTCAAATCCTACTTCTTTTCTCCAAATATTTATTGAGTCAATATTTTTTATTGGCCATAAAAAATAGACCCATTCACCTTTTTTATTCGCTTGTCCTTTTATCTGCGTTCCATAAATTTGTTCAATCCCTTTATGCATTAAATTTCTATCCTCCATCAGGGCTAATGCAGTTTTAGAGATATTACCATTATCAGTTGCTTTTCTAATTACAGGAAGATATTTGTCTACTTTATTAGAATGTTGAATTACATAAAAAGCAGCTTGGTTGGCTGGTTCTCCTACTAGTGATTTACTTGGATACCCGTATTCTTTTATAATGCTTTCTATTTCCAGTAAATTGATGCTGTCAATTTCGCGCATTAGTTCAAATCTTGCTTCTCCCTCAATATCCGTTTCACTTAAATTCATTTGAGTTAGTAATTCAGCTTTTCTTTCAATAGATAAATTTCCGTTTGAAGCTATTATTTCTCGAATTCCTTGGTCTTTTAATAAAATGGTT encodes:
- a CDS encoding DKNYY domain-containing protein — encoded protein: MNKLSTTFDNIDLDKHYWTDGKSVFHRGYEIKGADIDTFQHFYGLWAKDKKNCYCGSSKLNNTDPKTFLALNLAYAKDKDNVWTLGGLINDADTKTFEVCDNGMKSMGKSVEWVDKKLYLYNETYVPYGYGKDKKNVYYYNFSGKTKIVKKADIHSFVSLNDGHFGLDKNFAFYGFATILKAKPNTWKKLKQEYYYSKDGDKIFYMNRLIKDADPTSFEVIETALITGSPPQLAKDKTSGFSNSNRISFEELEKEIEYSADHFKKITEKLIE
- a CDS encoding DUF6624 domain-containing protein, which translates into the protein MKSVKIIFLILSIILSSCKEKNEANSEQIQMNSELKSKLETILLKDQGIREIIASNGNLSIERKAELLTQMNLSETDIEGEARFELMREIDSINLLEIESIIKEYGYPSKSLVGEPANQAAFYVIQHSNKVDKYLPVIRKATDNGNISKTALALMEDRNLMHKGIEQIYGTQIKGQANKKGEWVYFLWPIKNIDSINIWRKEVGFEQNLEEYLKEMDVDFKLYKINELSDL